In Leptolyngbya sp. FACHB-261, a genomic segment contains:
- a CDS encoding DUF3365 domain-containing protein, which produces MLKNIKLGTRFNLILALVFMLGITISGAALSSVLQQRAQAEVTSQALLLIQAMNSVRSYTSNHIKPLLAPQLEPETTFTAETVPAYSATEVFENLRQSEDYKNFFYKEATLNPTNLRDKADDFESKLVERFRSEPNTPEISGFRALPGGQMFYIARPLAVSQKSCLQCHSKPEVAPKSLVETYGAENGFGWQLNEIVATQVISVPADDVLASANRSLSLIMSILIGIFAVVILLINLLLRRSVIWRIRRMAKVAQEVSTGKTSTDFEQDCGDEIGALGIAFNRMKSSLEIAMRLLSQQQDG; this is translated from the coding sequence GTGCTAAAAAATATCAAGCTAGGGACTCGGTTTAACCTGATTTTGGCGCTGGTCTTCATGCTGGGAATCACCATTAGTGGTGCTGCCTTGTCTAGCGTATTGCAGCAGAGGGCACAAGCTGAAGTGACATCCCAGGCACTACTGCTCATCCAAGCTATGAACTCGGTGAGAAGCTACACCAGCAACCACATTAAGCCACTACTGGCCCCTCAGTTAGAGCCTGAGACAACATTCACTGCGGAAACGGTGCCTGCCTACTCAGCCACTGAGGTGTTTGAGAATCTGCGTCAGAGCGAAGATTATAAGAATTTCTTCTATAAAGAAGCCACTTTGAATCCAACTAATCTGCGTGATAAAGCAGATGACTTCGAAAGCAAACTAGTTGAGCGCTTTCGAAGTGAACCTAATACCCCTGAAATTTCTGGCTTCCGAGCTTTGCCAGGTGGCCAGATGTTCTATATTGCTCGTCCGCTAGCAGTGAGTCAAAAAAGTTGTCTGCAGTGTCATTCTAAACCGGAAGTTGCTCCTAAGAGCCTCGTTGAAACCTACGGTGCTGAAAATGGTTTTGGTTGGCAACTTAATGAGATTGTTGCTACTCAAGTTATTTCTGTACCCGCAGATGATGTATTAGCCAGTGCCAATCGCTCTTTGTCTTTGATTATGTCGATTTTGATTGGCATCTTTGCAGTTGTCATTTTGCTGATTAACCTGCTGCTTAGGCGCTCGGTCATTTGGCGGATTAGACGCATGGCAAAGGTTGCTCAAGAAGTAAGCACGGGTAAAACTAGCACTGATTTCGAACAAGACTGTGGAGATGAAATCGGTGCTTTAGGCATTGCCTTCAATCGCATGAAGTCGAGCCTAGAGATTGCCATGAGGCTTCTGAGCCAGCAGCAGGATGGCTAG
- a CDS encoding serine/threonine-protein kinase, giving the protein MILTLSTGKGLGQTEPMLGKLLDGRYQVTQVLGRGGFGQTYMAQDMRRPGCPACVVKHLKPASTDSVFLQTARRLFTSEAETLERLGNHDQIPRLLAYFEEEQEFYLIQELIQGQPLGVEIKAGLCTTESQVIHLLYDVLGTLQFVHQHGVIHRDIKPANIIRRHPDQRLVLIDFGAVKQVQTQLLNSSLNNSEQISVGTIAIGTPGYMPVEQAQGMPRPNSDLYALGMIAIQALTGCKPGEFTRDPDTGELIWRHRAKISAELAGVLERLVCYHFKERYPSAAAALQALQPLVEATTQSRTAPLPPPLPPLPPQLQLTAPLLSPKQPPSTSTPVSAPSGPSSCLLLSPQQYTCLEQLLMELTGPIASSLLRLTCARATTDSELVQGLSLHLPEPKRFAFEQRAMALLQAASASQFPPSGASAPSRPSLASHAPTNSTAPPEFVQRCERELAEFIGPIATFLVQKAIKANPKTSPVELVNILAANLDSVEKAAELRRRLST; this is encoded by the coding sequence GTGATCCTGACGTTATCTACTGGTAAAGGACTTGGGCAAACTGAACCGATGTTAGGCAAGCTGTTAGACGGGCGTTATCAAGTTACCCAAGTCCTAGGCCGAGGTGGCTTCGGCCAAACTTACATGGCCCAGGATATGCGTCGTCCTGGTTGCCCTGCTTGTGTCGTCAAACATCTCAAGCCTGCCAGTACCGATTCCGTCTTTCTGCAAACCGCTAGACGGCTGTTTACCAGCGAAGCTGAGACGCTAGAGCGCTTGGGCAACCACGATCAGATTCCCCGGCTACTGGCTTATTTTGAGGAGGAGCAGGAGTTTTACCTCATCCAGGAGCTCATTCAAGGCCAGCCGTTGGGTGTAGAAATCAAGGCTGGACTTTGTACAACAGAGAGCCAAGTCATCCACCTGCTTTACGATGTGCTAGGCACTTTACAATTTGTGCATCAGCACGGCGTTATCCACCGCGACATTAAACCAGCCAATATTATTCGACGCCACCCCGACCAGCGGTTGGTGCTCATTGATTTTGGTGCAGTCAAGCAAGTTCAGACGCAACTGCTCAATAGCTCGCTCAACAACTCAGAGCAGATTAGTGTTGGCACCATCGCCATTGGCACTCCAGGCTATATGCCAGTTGAGCAAGCTCAGGGAATGCCCCGCCCCAACAGTGATCTCTACGCACTGGGCATGATCGCAATCCAAGCGCTCACTGGCTGCAAACCTGGAGAGTTTACTCGTGATCCCGACACAGGCGAGCTGATCTGGCGGCATCGGGCCAAAATCAGTGCCGAACTGGCTGGTGTGCTAGAGCGTTTGGTGTGCTACCACTTCAAGGAGCGCTACCCGTCTGCTGCTGCGGCACTGCAAGCCCTTCAACCCCTCGTTGAGGCAACCACCCAGTCGCGCACAGCTCCTCTACCACCACCGTTGCCGCCTCTACCGCCTCAGCTTCAGCTAACCGCCCCACTCTTATCACCGAAACAGCCGCCATCCACTTCTACACCAGTCTCTGCACCAAGCGGTCCTTCTAGCTGCTTGCTGCTGTCGCCTCAGCAATATACCTGTCTAGAGCAATTGCTGATGGAGCTAACCGGTCCCATTGCCTCTAGCTTGCTGCGCCTCACCTGTGCCCGAGCGACAACCGACAGCGAACTTGTGCAGGGCTTATCCCTACATTTGCCAGAGCCTAAACGATTTGCCTTTGAGCAACGGGCTATGGCCTTGCTCCAAGCGGCTTCAGCCTCACAGTTTCCCCCTTCAGGTGCCAGCGCACCCTCCAGGCCGTCGCTAGCTTCTCATGCCCCTACCAATTCCACGGCGCCACCAGAATTTGTGCAGCGCTGTGAACGAGAGCTAGCAGAATTTATTGGTCCTATTGCCACATTCCTGGTGCAGAAAGCAATCAAGGCCAATCCAAAAACCTCACCGGTAGAGTTAGTCAATATTCTGGCAGCAAACCTTGACAGCGTTGAGAAAGCAGCCGAATTGAGACGGCGGCTCTCGACCTGA